One genomic segment of Paenibacillus xylanexedens includes these proteins:
- a CDS encoding ABC transporter substrate-binding protein, whose translation MVKKWMVTTLSALLALSLAGCSADSGTSANSESGTSGENAGGKTKIIYWTPDRHDADFMKSKIDEFNQTNKDNIEVEMTVMGDNYPQAVDIAFASKQAPDVLQVNDFQTYYQKGYLAPIDGYMSDEMKAVFKDSLIENKNTIDGKIYSLPNTGQVWRLVYNKDIFKKAGIESPPKTLADMVADAKKITEVGKSEGIYGFASPFKSSSGFWRAANTIAGASNNVGIDGYNYKTGQFDFGMYKDIAMALRQMNQDGSMLPGVESLDIDPLRAQFAQGKIGMYINHSGEPGVYKDQFPTKENWAAAPVPTNDGTIKGASQVIGGSYIGINADSANKEAAWKFMAYVYSTDLQSEYYEKGYGISLIPAVLSSDKKPSIPGIEGFLPKRYDAIFPANPSVVTESSLEGTKWSEAFSIFVFTGGDLDAVIKDLDTRYNAALEKTKAAGLTNITADPSFDSSKLQGKLSTED comes from the coding sequence ATGGTTAAAAAGTGGATGGTGACTACGCTGAGTGCATTGCTGGCGCTAAGTTTGGCAGGTTGTTCTGCTGACAGTGGTACTTCGGCAAATAGCGAATCGGGGACCAGCGGGGAGAATGCCGGAGGGAAAACCAAAATCATATATTGGACACCGGACCGCCATGATGCTGATTTTATGAAATCCAAGATCGATGAGTTCAACCAGACGAACAAGGACAACATTGAAGTGGAGATGACCGTGATGGGGGACAACTATCCACAGGCGGTCGATATTGCTTTTGCCAGCAAGCAGGCACCCGATGTGCTGCAAGTTAATGATTTTCAGACGTATTATCAGAAGGGGTATCTCGCCCCGATCGATGGATACATGAGTGATGAGATGAAGGCCGTGTTTAAAGACAGCTTGATTGAAAATAAAAATACGATTGATGGAAAAATATATTCCCTCCCCAATACAGGGCAGGTCTGGCGGCTTGTGTATAACAAGGATATTTTCAAAAAGGCAGGGATCGAGAGTCCGCCAAAAACGTTGGCTGATATGGTTGCGGATGCCAAAAAAATTACCGAAGTTGGTAAAAGTGAAGGCATCTATGGCTTTGCCAGCCCATTCAAGAGTAGCAGCGGCTTCTGGAGAGCAGCCAATACGATTGCAGGTGCAAGCAATAATGTTGGTATTGATGGTTACAACTACAAGACTGGTCAATTTGATTTTGGGATGTACAAGGATATCGCAATGGCGCTTCGTCAGATGAATCAGGATGGCAGCATGCTGCCAGGGGTTGAAAGTCTGGACATCGATCCACTCAGAGCCCAGTTTGCTCAAGGCAAAATCGGAATGTACATTAACCACTCCGGTGAACCAGGTGTATATAAAGATCAGTTTCCTACAAAAGAAAATTGGGCAGCCGCTCCTGTACCAACTAATGATGGAACGATCAAGGGCGCTTCACAAGTCATCGGGGGCTCCTACATCGGCATCAATGCAGATTCTGCCAACAAGGAAGCGGCATGGAAGTTTATGGCGTATGTGTACAGCACAGATCTTCAGAGTGAGTATTACGAAAAAGGATACGGAATCTCACTGATTCCTGCTGTATTAAGCTCTGACAAAAAACCAAGCATTCCGGGCATTGAAGGTTTCCTGCCCAAACGTTATGATGCCATTTTCCCGGCAAATCCAAGTGTGGTAACTGAGAGTTCACTGGAAGGCACCAAATGGAGTGAGGCTTTTTCAATCTTTGTATTCACGGGTGGCGATCTCGATGCTGTGATCAAGGATCTGGATACAAGGTACAATGCAGCTCTGGAGAAAACCAAAGCGGCAGGGCTGACCAACATAACTGCTGATCCTTCGTTTGATTCTTCCAAACTTCAGGGTAAATTGTCCACAGAAGACTAA
- a CDS encoding cupin domain-containing protein, with product MIINHASIDAHIVNETSSRKILGMGGTLMMVEVTFAKGGIGEVHSHDAHEQVSYIVKGSFEVQVGEETHILKAGDSFYAGFNVPHGVKALEDSVILDVFTPFRQDFLEASQ from the coding sequence ATGATTATTAATCATGCGTCTATCGATGCACATATCGTGAACGAAACGAGTTCCCGCAAGATCTTGGGTATGGGCGGTACATTAATGATGGTGGAGGTTACCTTTGCTAAAGGTGGTATTGGAGAAGTTCACTCCCATGATGCGCACGAGCAGGTCAGTTATATCGTCAAAGGCAGCTTTGAGGTACAGGTCGGTGAAGAAACTCACATCTTAAAAGCAGGGGACAGCTTTTATGCCGGTTTTAACGTCCCGCATGGGGTCAAGGCACTGGAGGACTCCGTCATTCTGGATGTGTTTACCCCGTTCCGTCAGGATTTCCTTGAGGCATCCCAATGA